The Rhizobium rosettiformans genomic sequence GTGGATGACGGAATGGAAATCGAAGCAGAATCGATCCTCAAGCAGTCAAACCGCGTCGATCCGATGGCGCGCCGCCAGGCCTATTCGGAGCAGGGCTGGACGAAGTTCGACCACGCAGCTGATCCTTACGGCCCAGCCGAAATCGAACAGGAGCGGGACCGCTATCGCGTTCGCACTCTCTAACCGATAACAATCGAGGATCGGTTCATGCCGGTCCTCGAACTCGCTGTGAAACATCATCTATCAACAGGGATGTCGGTTGGCTTTCCGGAACCCCAGAAGGTCACCCCATGCGAAGCATTTCCGATACCATCGAGCGGCTCGCTCGTGCCCGCGCTCAAACACACGGCGCCGTCGACCAGCCGAACAAGCTGACCAGACTGGCTGACCCTGCGCAAAACCCCGGCCAGCTTACGGGCTGGTATCAGTGCCCGGATAGTCCGGCGTCCCCTCCCGCCCTCGTAGTCGTCCTGCATGGCTGCACACAGTCGGCAGCCGCCTATGATCATGGTTCCGGCTGGTCGCGGCTCGCGGACGACTATGGTTTCGCGGTCCTCTTTCCAGAACAGTCCCGCCAGAACAATGCAAATCTCTGCTTCAACTGGTTCCAGAGCAATGACGTCACGCGCGACGAGGGAGAGATCCTGTCGATCCGCGAGATGATCGCGAGCATGATCGACCTTCACGGTGTCGATCCGCGTCGTGTGTTCGTCACCGGCCTTTCGGCAGGTGGCGCAATGGCCAATGCACTTCTCGCCTCCTATCCCGAAGTCTTTACCGGTGGTGCGATCATCGCTGGCCTTCCCTTCGGCGTCGCCTCCACGGTGCCGGAAGCATTTGATCGGATGCGGGGGCATGGTCTTCCATCCTCCACGATGCTTGATGCCAAGCTGAGGAACGCCTCAGCCCATGAAGGACCTTGGCCGACGGTATCCGTATGGCACGGAACGACCGACAACACCGTTTCAGACGCAAACTCCCGTGCGATCATCGATCAGTGGCTCGGTGTCCACGGGGCGGACGTGGGATCGAGCGAGGCTCAGCTTCTCGATGGCGGCCACGCGCTGGAAACGTGGAAAGACGCATCCGGCCGTGATGCCATCGAGCATTACCGCATTGTCGGAATGGGTCACGGAACACCCGTCGATGCAGCCTCCGGATACGGCCGGCCTGCCGCCCATATGCTCGATGCCGGGATTTCCTCGACCGTGCACATCGCGCGAGCCTGGGGGCTTACACCATCCTTCGAACGGCGGGGGACCGCAACCGAGCGCGATACCGCGTGCGTAGCTCCACGGCAGAGTGAACCCTCGAAGCCTGATAGCATTCAGGAGGTCATCGAGAGCGCGCTGCGGGCTTCGGGCCTCATGAGATGAGGTTATCGGGTGCGCGCTTGCTGGCTGTCGATCATTTAAACACTACCCAAGCGGATTTCGGAGCCTCGTGCAGGCTTACGCGACCATAGTTCCGGTGTTCACGTAGCTTACTGGCTGCCATGAGGTTCGCCAACACAACTTCGTGCGAGATCTGCCCGCGTCACGCGCCAGTCATCCGCGAGTGGAAGACAGGTTCGCGATGAGATTTTCTGCCATGATCCATGGCCAGTTGCTGCGGTGCTCGCCTTTGGGTGAGCACGCTTTGCTCATGCCAAGCAGCCTTCCCAAGCCCATGGCCGGAAATTGGAACGGTAGGGTCTCGGGCGCCTGCCGTCCGATTTTCAGGCTTCCTGGCAGACTTCCCTGATTTCGTGGGGTCGTTCATCTGTTTGGCCTGCAACAGCCGCGCGTTGGTGTGGAGGGAACTATGTGTCCCCCGAACCTGTTCCCTCAATGGAACGCGAAGTTCGAAAGGCTCGCCGATTCCTCCGTTCAACTCGGTAAAGGCGATTATTCATGCTGAAGTTTCTCGGCGGCACGATTGGTGTCATATTTCTCATCGGCTTGGCCGTGGTGGTTCTTCTCCTGATGCTGATCTTCTGATGCCTGAAGGTGCTGGCGCAGGCAGGCGGTTCAGCCTGCTGGTGGCCACGCTGTTCCTCGGGATCCTCCTCATTCTGGTCGATCGGGCCGTGGCGCAGGAGGGGGGCGGAGACGGTCAGGCTGGATGGTCGCGCGCTTTTCTCTGTCAGCTCGAGTGATACCCTTGGCGCTGAAGAACGGGCTCGGCGGGTGGAACAGCGGCTTGGTGTTCTGGTCAGGGCGCTCGAAACTGTGCCGAATGCTGCCGTCGAAGCTTCGGGAAACGAGCGCGTCATCGTCGTAGCGGGTGTGCGGATCACGACCGTCTCGCCGATCGATGCGGAAGACAGTCTGACTGACATCGACACTCTGGCCGCCCGTTGGGCAAATGCGATCGAATTGGGTTTACGAGATGCTGTCGATCGCCGTCAGGGTTTCGGTGGCAGTTTTTTCGCAGACACACTCGCGGCCCTGCAAACCGTTCTCTCGCGAGCCTGGAGTTCGGTGGTCAGCGTTGTTCCGCGATTGCTGGCTGCGGCACTGGTGATGGGAACCACCTTGCTGGTTGCTTCAGGTGTCAACCGTGTGCTCGTGGTCGTCTTCAAACGCCGAATCGCTGACAGAACACTCGAGAACCTGATCCGGCAGTTGTCGTACTACTCTCTCATTCTACTCGGCGTGCTCGTTGCCGCTGATGCGCTGGGGTTCAGCCCGGGCGCGCTGGTGACCGGGCTTGGCCTGACGGGTCTCGTGCTCGGTTTCGCGCTCAAGGACATCTTGTCGAATTTCGTCAGCGGTCTATTGATCCTGGCGCTTCGGCCGTTCGAAATCGGGGACCAGATTGTTGTCGGACCGACGGAGGGTTCGGTCGAACGGATCGAACTGCGTGCAACGCAGATCCGCACCTATGATGGCCGCGTGGCACTGGTGCCCAATGCCGAAGTCTTCACTTCGCGTATTGTCAACAACACCGCAGATCCGATCCGTCGTGGCAATGTTCTGCTTCAGGTCGGATATAGCACTGATCTCGACACTCTCGTCGAGCGTTTGCGCGGATCTGTCGCTTCGGTACAGGGGGTGCTTGACGACCGCCCGGTGACGGTTCGGATCGATGAACTGGCTGCCGATGCGATCACCATGAACATCGGTTTCTGGACGGATTCACTCCGGTCCGATTACAAGCAAACCACATCCGATGTTCGCCGGCACATCGCCTCCACCATGGAAGACATGGGCCTTCCGCTTCCAGAGCCTGACCTTTGGCGCGTCGCACCTGCCCATCTGGAAGAATGGAAAACGGCTTTGTCATCACGCCGAGAGCCATTGCATCCGACATCAGGCGCAGAGAAGAACGATTATATGAAAGGAAAGAGCAGCAAATGAAACACAATCAAGCCATTGCATTGTTGGTCGCCCTCGCCAGTTCGGCCGCAGCGTCACAGGCTTTTGCACAGTCGGCCCCTTATCCGGGAGAAGATCCGGCCAAGCTGTTCGGATACGAAATCGATGCCAGGGAGACGGACAGCACGCGGGTTGCTGAGAAGGCGCTAAGAGCCGTTCAGCGGGCCAGAGAAACTGCCGATGAAGTGAAGATGGTCTTTGGCGCCAACCGCTTCCATTTCGTTGCGTTGAAACCGGACAGCATGGACATGGTAAGGCCGGAGGTTGGAAAGCGAGAGTCCGACGTCTCGCGCTTGCAGGCAGCGATCGAAAGCAACGCATTGTTTTACACAGCCATGCGAAGCGAGGGCATCGCCGCGAGCGATATCATTGGAGCGGAACTTGCAGACGGAGAAAGTGGCTTGAGTTCCGAAAAACGAGTGACGATCTATCTGGCGCCATGACTGGCTCGTTCCCAGAACTACATCTCCGGAAGAGTAGCGATCGCGCCTCTTTTTCAAGGACAGAATGAGCGAAGCATGACATCGAGCATCCTGCAATCAGGTCGCAACTGTTGGAAGAAGGCGCGCGCAGATCGTTTCGGCGTCATCTTCGACGCCGAAGACTATTTCGTTGCCGTCAAGCAGGCCATCCTCGAAGCTCGGCAGGTGGTTTACCTGATCGGCTGGGATTTCGACACCCGGATCGAGTTCGAGCCTGAGGGTGCCAGTCTTGAAGGGCCGAACAAGCTGGGACGGTTTCTGAAGTGGATCGGCAAGACACGTCCAGACCTGCAAGTCCACATCCTCAAATGGCATCTGGGCTTGTTCACTTCATTGGGACGCGGAAGCATGCCCTTTCGTCTGCTGAACCTTATGTCCACTTCCAATATCCACTTCAAACTGGATGGCGCGCATCCGCCTGCCTCCGCCCATCACCAGAAGATCGTGGTCATCGACGACGTGCTGGCCTTCTGCGGCGGGATCGACATCACCACCGAGCGCTGGGACACGCGCTGGCATTTGGACGACGACGCGCGTCGCAAAATGCCGAATGGCAAGCCCCATGGCCCCTGGCACGATGCGACATCTGTTCTGAGCGGACCTGTTGCAAAACTGCTGGGGGATGTCGCCCGGGAGCGATGGTTTGCCGCCACCAGCGAAAAACTCCTCGAGCCCAACCGCAGCGATCCCCTGTGGCCGGAGGCAGTCCAGGTGCTGCTTAGAGATGTCGAGGTTGCAATCGCACGCACGCTCCCCGCCTATCGCGATCAATCCGAGGTCCGGGAAATCGAGACGCTCTATCTCGACGCGATCGCCGGCGCAAAAGACATCATCTATTGCGAGAGCCAGTATTTCGCATCCCGACGGATTGCAGAGGCCATGGCAGCCCGCCTGCAGGAGCCGGCTGGTCCCGAGATCATCGTGATCAACCCCGAATCCGCAGATGGATATCTGGAAGCCAAAACCATGGATACGGCGCGAGCACGTTTGCTCCAACTCGTAGGCGCGGCAGACCGCCACGACAGGTTTCGCATCTTCACGCCCGTCACCGAGCAGGGAAGACCGATCTACGTGCATGCGAAGATCACGATTATCGACGATCGGCTGCTGCGTGTAGGCTCCTCCAACTTCAACAACCGCTCTCTGGGATTTGATTCCGAATGTGATGTTGCCATCGAGGTCCCATCTGACGATAGGGCAGGCGCAACCGCATCGGTAATCGAGACGATCCGGACAGAGCTATTGGCCGAGCATCTTGCGACCGAGCCGCATGCGATCCGCGACGCCATCGCTTTGGCGAAAGGGTCGTTCGTGAAAGCGATTGATCGTCTGCTCGGGCCGGGAAAGACGCTGCGGCCTTATGTGCCTGACGAGGTCGGCGCCTTCGAGGAGATGTTGGCAGAGAATGATCTGCTCGATCCTGAAAGCCCGAGAAACTTCTTTGTAAGCTTGACGGGAGGCAGTTGGCGCCCTGAGGCTTTGCGGTGAACTGGAACCTCTGCGTGGCGCGCTAGCTCTTGACGTTACGGTCGCTCCATTTCTGGCGGGCATGGGCTTGAAGATCCGGTATGCTGTCGAACTCATCGACGATCTCTTCGCCGATCAGCGTTTCGATCAGATCCTCCAAGGTCACGATGCCGGCAGTTCCTCCGAATTCATCGACGACCAGAGCGACATGCCGATCCTTGTGGATGAGGAAATCGAAAAGCTCCTCAAGTGGCATCGCCTCTGTGATCGCCTCCAGATCGCGCTTCATGTCCTGTAGACGCGTGCCGCCCTTGCCCTCCACGGCTTCGTAGAGAATGTCTGTCTTGAGCACGAAGCCTGTGACCTGATCGATCGACCCTTCGAAGACCGGGATGCGAGAGAACTTGAGCTCGGCCTTGCATGCTATCACCGCATCGATCGTCGACTTCTGTTCAAGGGGCATAAACGACAGTACGCGGTGTCATGATGTCAGCGACGGTCAGTCGATCAAACTTCAGAAGGTTACGGAAGACCTTAGAATCCCCCTTGTCGATGACCCCTTCGCGATGACCGATGTCGGCCATTGCCGCAATCTCGTCGCGGCTGACGGGCGGCTGCGGCCTGCCGCGCGACAGGAGACGGGTGATGAGCTGAGACATCTTCACCAATGGCCACATCGACCAGATCATCGGCGGCAGGATGCGCGCGGCCAGCGGCGTAAATGCTCTCCAATACATCGCACCCAGCGTCTTCGGGATGATCTCCGAAAGCACCAGGATCAGCAGTGTCAGCACGGCCGAGAAAACGGCGATCGCGGCATCTCCGAAGACATGGGCCGCTTGGGCGCCCGCTCCGGCCGCACCCGCAGTGTGGGCAACGGTATTTAGGCTGAGGATGGCTGCCAAGGGACGATCGACATCGTCCTTGAGCATCTTCACCTTGCGGGCTGTCTCTGGCTGTGTCGCTTCCAGCGTAGCAGTATAACTCGGCGTAATGCTCAACAATACAGCTTCGAGTATCGAGCATACAAACGAGATGGAGATCGCAATTGCAACGTAGACGACAAGAAGGGTCATGGGGTTTTCCAGACTCGAAGTAGAGCTCGGGGCGCAACCTCGTAAGGCTCCATCCATTCGCCAATGGTTTCGACGCTGGATTGTTCCTAACTCCTCGGCCTTCCCTTTACTCACCGCTACCGCGCAGTAGACGGCCGATTATCTGGGTGACGACGTTGAACATGTCCTGGAGCTCGTTGCGCGAACTGAGAACTGAGCAAATATGATGTGCTGCGGCCGGTGCGTTTCTTACTGTGGAGCTTGGATGCGAAATGTCTGCTTGCGTGGCGTGTTAGACAAGAGCGGACTGCCACTCACGGCCCCAACACGGAGATTGCCTGCGGGTCCCCAGCCAGTTTTGTGAGGCCCGCTCAGGCACGACGGATGGCCTGAAGAACAACAGCCACGATTGCTCAAGTTGTTGAGAAGACGTCGCCTGACGCGAGCGACCGTAGATGCCAACTTTGTGCCCTGGCTCTGGGCCGACGTCAACATGGCGGGAGAGCGGCAATTATTTCCGTTCGGGAGCGCCAAGCCGGAGGTGAGGGGAGCATTTTCGCGTGGCACCTTCGCGTCAATTCGGTCGTACACGTCGGCATCCTCGCACCGACAAGCGGACATCCCGTTCCGCGGGACACGGACCACCATTTGCTCTGAGTTCAAGCGGTCATCGATCGACAGTCAGCCCTGCTGATGCATCCTTATTTTTTCTTTACGCCCGCCATGCCGCTTCCCAATCGAAGCCTTATCCGCCCGGGCGTAAATCATCTTCTGTATCAACGGGAGATCCTGATGTGTCCGACCTCATCTTTATTGCGCTCACCTCTGGCACGCTTCTCGTGCTCGCATTTTACGCCCGCGCGCTCGACCGGCTGTGAGGGCAAAGCCAATGCTTGAACCCCTCTTCGGCCTCGCCGTCGCCATTGCCCTTGGCGTCTATCTCGTCGTGACGCTTCTGCGTCCCGAACGCTTCTGATCGGGAGCAGACCCATGACACTAGTCGGATGGCTGCAGATCAGCCTCCTCTTCCTCGCCGTCCTTCTCGTCATCAAACCACTCGGCCTTTACATGGCGCGGGTGTTTTCCGGCGAGCGGGCCTCTCTGTCCCCCGTGCTCGGCCGCGTGGAGCGTGATCTCTACCGCGTGAGCGGCATCAGCCCCGAGAAGGAGCAGAGCTGGCTCGGCTATACGCTCGCCATGCTGACTTTCTCGCTCGGGGGCTTTCTTGCGCTCTATGCGATGCTGCGGCTGCAGGCCTATCTGCCGCTGAACCCCCACGGGTTCCCCGGTCTCCCTTCGGATCTCGCCTTCAACACGGCTGTCTCCTTCGTCACCAACACCAACTGGCAGAACTACGGTGGTGAGACGACGATGAGCCACTTCTCCCAGATGGCCGGCCTCACCGTGCAGAACTTCCTATCGGCGGCCACAGGCATGGCACTCGCGATCGCCGTCACCCGCGCACTCGCTCGTTCGAAGGTCGCAACGCTCGGTAATTTCTGGGTGGATATGACGAGAGCCACTCTCTACGTCCTGTTGCCGCTCGCCATCGTCGTCGCACTTGCCTTCGTCGCCATGGGGCTCCCCCAGACGCTCGACGGCTCCGTCACCGCGACGACGCTGGAAGGCGCCAATCAGGTGATTTCGCTCGGCCCCGTCGCCTCCCAGGAAGCGATCAAGCAGCTCGGCACCAATGGCGGCGGCTTCTTCAACGTCAATGCCGCGCATCCGTTCGAGAACCCGACCGCGTGGTCGAACTATCTCAACATCTTCGCCATGCTGTCGATCTCGGCGTCGCTCGTCTACACCTTCGGGCAGATGGTCGGCAATCGCCGACAAGGCTGGGCGTTGCTCGCTGCCATGGCCTTCCTGCTGATCTCGGGCGTGGCCGTGACCTACTGGGCCGAGGCCCAAGGCAACACCATCCTGACAGCGATCGGAGTCGATCCCTCGCTTGGGAACATGGAAGGCAAGGAAGTCCGCTTCGGCCAGGCCATGACCGCGCTTTATGCGGCAGTGACGACAGGCCTGTCCGATGGCGGCGTCAACGGCATGCACGGCTCGTTCACGGGCTTGGGTGGTCTGGTGCCGATGTTCCTCATCCAGCTCGGCGAAGTGCTGCCGGGCGGCGTCGGCTCGGGTCTCTACGGCATGCTGGTCTTTGCAATTCTGTCCGTCTTCGTCGCCGGCCTGATGGTCGGGCGCACGCCGGAATTCCTCGGCAAGAAGATCGAGGGACGCGAGATGAAGTTCGCCATGCTCGCCGTGCTGATCCTGCCGCTGGTCATCCTCGGCTTCACATCAGTCTCGGCCATGCTGCCCTTTGCAGCGGCAAGCGTCGGCACCGCAGGCCCGCACGGTCTGTCGGAAATCCTCTATGCCTACAGCTCGGCAGCCGGCAACAATGGCTCGGCCTTCGGCAGTCTGTCAGGCAACACGCCCTGGTACAACACGACGCTTGGCATCGCGATGCTGCTCGGCCGCTTCGCATATGTCGTGCCGGTCATGGCAATCGCCGGATCGCTCGCCGCTAAGGTGAAGTCACCGGCCTCCGCCGGCACCTTCCCGACCGATGGCCCGCTGTTCGTCGGCCTCTTGATCGGCATCATCCTCATTCTCGGCGGCCTGCAATTCCTGCCCGCACTGGTGCTCGGCCCGATCGTCGAACACTTCGCCATGCTCGCCGGCCAGACCTTCTAAAGGACCCATCATGTCAAAAGAAAACAAGGCATCAGGTCTTCTCGACCCGTCGATCCTGTTTCCGGCGATGCGTGACGCAGTCGTCAAACTCGATCCGCGCAAGCTGATGCGCAACCCGGTCATATTCGTGACTGAAATCGTCGCCGTCGTCGTCACGATCCTCTTCATCCGTGACCTCGCCGCCAATCCCGGCGAGGCAGGTTTCTCCGGCCAGATCGCCGCCTGGCTCTGGTTCACCGTGCTCTTCGCCACTTTTGCCGAAGCCGTGGCCGAGGGCCGGGGCCGTGCCCAGGCGGACAGCCTGAAGAAGACCAAATCCGAACTCGTCGCCCGCCGTCTTGGAGCTAACGGCAAGACGGAAACCATTCCGGCTTCCAGCCTCAAGGTTGGCGACATCGTTCTGGTCGCGGCCGGCGAACTGATCCCCGGCGACGGCGAAGTGATCGAAGGTGTCGCCTCGGTCAACGAAAGCGCCATCACTGGTGAATCCGCCCCGGTCATCCGCGAATCCGGCGGCGACCGGTCGGCGGTCACAGGCGGCACCCAGGTTCTGTCAGACGAGATCAAGATCAAGATCACCGTCCAGCCCGGCTCCTCCTTCGTCGACCGCATGATCGCGCTGATCGAAGGGGCCAAGCGCCAGAAGACGCCGAACGAGATCGCGCTGTCGATCCTCCTCTCCGGCCTGACGCTGATTTTCCTGTTCGTCTGCGTTGCGATCTGGGGCCTTGCCGGTTATTCCGGCACGGTGCTTTCGGTCACGGTGCTGGCAGCACTGTTGGTCACCCTGATCCCGACCACGATTGGCGGCCTGCTCTCGGCCACCGGCATCGCCGGTATGGACCGTCTGGTGCGCTTTAACGTGATCGCCACCTCCGGCCGCGCCGTCGAAGCCGCCGGCGACGTCGACACTCTGCTCCTCGACAAGACAGGCACGATTACCTTCGGCAACCGCATGGCCAGCGACTTCCTCGCCGCTCCGGGCGTCACGCCGACCGAACTTGCGGAAGCCGCCCTCATCGCCTCGCTGTCGGACGAAACGCCGGAAGGGCGCTCTGTCGTCGCGCTGGCGACAGGTGAATTCGGCGTGCCCATGCCGAAGGCCGAGTTCGATGCCGTCATAGACTTCACCGCCGAAACGCGTCTCTCTGGCGTCGACATCGGCCAGCGCCGCCTGCGCAAGGGCGCCGTCGATGCGGTGCTGAAATTCGCTGGTCTCACCGATCAGGATGCGCCGGCCGAATTTCGTCGCGCCGTCGACCAGGTCGCTCGCACCGGTGGCACGCCGCTTGGCGTTGCCGACGGTGACCGCCTGCTCGGCGTCATCCATCTCAAGGACGTCGTCAAACCCGGTATCAAGGAACGTTTTGCGGCCCTGCGCGCCATGGGCATTCGTACGGTCATGGTCACCGGCGACAACCCGGTCACGGCAGCTGCCATTGCCTCGGAAGCCGGCGTCGACGATTTCCTCGCCCAGGCAACACCGGAAGACAAGCTCGCCTATATCCGCCGCGAGCAGCAGGGCGGCCGCCTGATCGCCATGTGCGGCGACGGGACCAATGATGCGCCGGCGCTTGCCCAGGCGGATGTCGGTGTCGCCATGCAGACCGGCACCCAGGCCGCGCGCGAGGCCGCCAATATGGTGGACCTCGATTCCAGTCCGACCAAACTCATCGAGATCGTCGAGATCGGCAAGCAGCTCCTGATGACGCGCGGGTCGCTGACGACGTTTTCGATCGCCAATGATGTGGCCAAATACTTCGCCATCATCCCGGCCTTGTTCGTGGCCACCTATCCGGCGCTCGAAGCCCTCAACATCATGGCGCTGACCTCACCGCAATCCGCCATCCTGTCTGCCGTCATCTTCAACGCGCTGATCATCGTGGCACTCATTCCGCTGGCATTGAAAGGCGTGGCTTACCGTCCGGCGGGTGCCGCAGCACTGCTTCGCCGCAACCTCTTGGTATACGGTCTCGGCGGCCTGATCCTGCCTTTTGCCGGGATCAAGGTTATCGACATCGCTGTCAGCGCTCTTCATCTGGTGTAATCATGCTCAGCCATATCAGACCCGCACTTACCCTCGTTGTCGCCATGACCGCACTCACCGGTCTCGCCTATCCGCTGGCGATCAACGGCATCGCCCAGGCGGTCATGCCTGTAAACGCGAATGGCAGCCTGATCGAACGCGACGGCGCGGTCGTAGGCTCCGCCTTGATCGGCCAGAACTTCACCTCCGACCGGTATTTCTGGCCGCGTCCCTCTGCGACGGGGCCAGACCCCTACAATGCGACAGCCTCGTCCGGCTCGAACCTCGGCACGACCTCGGCGACATTGAAGGAGCGCGTCACAGCCGATGTCGCCCGTTTGACCGAAACCGGCATCGCGCAGCCTATCCCAGCTGATGCGGTCACTGCCTCCGGCTCCGGTCTCGACCCGCATATCTCGCCGGCCTTCGCGGAAGCTCAGGTGGCGCGCGTTGCGCAGGCGAGGGGAATACCGCCGGCTGCCATCGCCTCGCTCGTCGCGCAGCAGAACGAAGTTCCGACCTTCGGCATTATCGGCCAAGCAAGGGTCAATGTGCTAGAGCTCAACCTGGCACTCGATGCCCTCTAGAGCATTTCCGGCGAAATCAGATCGCCTGCAATGCTCTATTTCTTTGCTTTAACGCAATTCCGAACGCAAAACCGGTTCCCACTTTGCTGGAATTGCTCTGGATGTGAGACCTGAATGGCGGATGACGACCGCAGGGACGATAGACGTCCCGATCCCGATGCCCTGCTTGCCCTGGCGGATAAGGACCGCCGGGGCAAGCTGACCGTTTTTCTGGGTGCCGCACCCGGCGTCGGCAAGACCTATGCGATGCTCTCACGGGCCAGGCGCCTCAAGGCTGACGGCATCGACGTCGTCATCGGGCTGGTCGAGACCCATGGTCGCGGTGAGACGGCAGCACTACTCGACGGTCTCGAGATCCTGCCTCGACGCAGGGTGGCTCATCGTGGCCGGATGCTCGAGGAGTTCGACCTTGATGCGGCGCTTGAACGGCGTCCCCGCATCGTCATCGTCGACGAGCTCGCCCATTCCAACCCCGAGGACAGCCGCCACCCCAAGCGGCATCAGGACATTGAGGAGCTGATATCATCAGGCATCGATGTCTGGACGGCGCTCAACATCCAGCATTTGGAAAGCCTGGCCGATCTTGTCGCCCAGATCACCGGTGTCACGGTGCGCGAGCGGGTGCCCGATGTCGTCCTCAAACGCGCCGATGAAGTTCTGCTCGTCGACCTTGCGCCATCCGAGCTGATCGAGCGTCTGAAGGAGGGCAAGGTCTATCTTCCCGAAAGCGCCAACCGCGCTGTCGACCGCTTCTTCCGCCTCGGCAATCTGACGGCGCTGCGCGAACTGGCGCTGCGTCGCACCGCCGACAGAGTCGACGATCAGATGGTCGACTATCTCAAGCAGAACGCCATCGATGGTCCCTGGGCCACGGGCGAACGCCTCATCGTCTGCGTCGGCTCCGACCCGCTATCGGAGAAGGTTGTCCGCGTTGCGAGCCGGCTCGCCTCAGGGCTCAACGCACCTTGGCTGGTTATCTCGATCGAGCGGGCCGACCGGGAA encodes the following:
- the kdpB gene encoding potassium-transporting ATPase subunit KdpB is translated as MSKENKASGLLDPSILFPAMRDAVVKLDPRKLMRNPVIFVTEIVAVVVTILFIRDLAANPGEAGFSGQIAAWLWFTVLFATFAEAVAEGRGRAQADSLKKTKSELVARRLGANGKTETIPASSLKVGDIVLVAAGELIPGDGEVIEGVASVNESAITGESAPVIRESGGDRSAVTGGTQVLSDEIKIKITVQPGSSFVDRMIALIEGAKRQKTPNEIALSILLSGLTLIFLFVCVAIWGLAGYSGTVLSVTVLAALLVTLIPTTIGGLLSATGIAGMDRLVRFNVIATSGRAVEAAGDVDTLLLDKTGTITFGNRMASDFLAAPGVTPTELAEAALIASLSDETPEGRSVVALATGEFGVPMPKAEFDAVIDFTAETRLSGVDIGQRRLRKGAVDAVLKFAGLTDQDAPAEFRRAVDQVARTGGTPLGVADGDRLLGVIHLKDVVKPGIKERFAALRAMGIRTVMVTGDNPVTAAAIASEAGVDDFLAQATPEDKLAYIRREQQGGRLIAMCGDGTNDAPALAQADVGVAMQTGTQAAREAANMVDLDSSPTKLIEIVEIGKQLLMTRGSLTTFSIANDVAKYFAIIPALFVATYPALEALNIMALTSPQSAILSAVIFNALIIVALIPLALKGVAYRPAGAAALLRRNLLVYGLGGLILPFAGIKVIDIAVSALHLV
- the kdpC gene encoding potassium-transporting ATPase subunit KdpC, whose translation is MLSHIRPALTLVVAMTALTGLAYPLAINGIAQAVMPVNANGSLIERDGAVVGSALIGQNFTSDRYFWPRPSATGPDPYNATASSGSNLGTTSATLKERVTADVARLTETGIAQPIPADAVTASGSGLDPHISPAFAEAQVARVAQARGIPPAAIASLVAQQNEVPTFGIIGQARVNVLELNLALDAL